The proteins below are encoded in one region of Pirellulales bacterium:
- the ilvB gene encoding biosynthetic-type acetolactate synthase large subunit — protein sequence MVTGSDVVVQSLVNHGVDIIFAYPGGASMPLHQALTRFKDQIRTILPRHEQGGAFAAQGLARTTGKPGVCMATSGPGALNLVTALADAKMDSVPLVAITGQVGTHVIGTDAFQETPIVEVSRGITKHHYLVTDVNDVARVMREAFHIATTGRPGPVLVDVPKNVQLAQIEPDYNVPMNLPGYHPEAQAKPEQIRQVAAAIKRAKRPIIYAGGGVISGDASAELRELVRKTKIPVAMTVMGLGAFPANDPLSLEMLGMHGSVYSNYAVNDADLLLAFGVRFDDRVTGKVTEFAKHGFIVHIDIDPSEINKNKAAHIPIVSDIKFALSELNKIVEAPDDLGPWHKQVAEWKKSDPLKYDKNFDGILQQHAIDELWKLTRGEETIITVGVGQHQMWTSQFYKFMHPRTFLSSSGLGTMGFGLPAAVGAKAANPDKLVVDIDGDGSFLMNVQELATAYCEKLPVKVLLLNNQHLGMVMQWEDRFHQGNRAHTYLGPIDHPEAIGEGNGLGPSERYPDFVTIAKGFGCGAASVKKKSELTAALKEMIDYPGPFVLDVEVPYQEHVLPMIPAGMTVKDLIKE from the coding sequence ATGGTGACGGGCTCGGACGTCGTGGTGCAATCGTTGGTCAACCACGGGGTGGACATTATTTTTGCCTATCCGGGCGGGGCGAGCATGCCTTTGCACCAGGCATTGACGCGGTTCAAGGACCAAATTCGCACGATTTTGCCGCGGCACGAACAAGGCGGCGCCTTTGCCGCGCAGGGGTTGGCCCGCACGACAGGAAAACCTGGCGTGTGCATGGCCACCAGCGGACCGGGCGCTTTGAATTTAGTGACAGCCCTTGCCGACGCCAAAATGGACAGCGTGCCGCTGGTGGCGATTACCGGCCAAGTGGGCACGCACGTGATTGGGACCGACGCTTTCCAGGAAACGCCCATCGTGGAAGTGAGCCGCGGGATTACGAAACATCACTATTTGGTGACCGACGTGAACGACGTGGCGCGGGTGATGCGGGAAGCGTTTCACATTGCCACGACGGGGCGGCCGGGCCCGGTGTTGGTCGACGTGCCGAAAAACGTGCAGTTGGCGCAGATTGAGCCGGATTACAACGTGCCGATGAATTTGCCGGGCTATCATCCGGAAGCCCAGGCCAAGCCGGAACAAATTCGTCAGGTGGCAGCGGCCATTAAGCGCGCCAAGCGGCCGATTATTTATGCCGGGGGCGGCGTGATCAGCGGCGATGCCAGCGCGGAGCTGCGCGAGCTGGTGCGCAAAACGAAAATTCCCGTCGCGATGACCGTGATGGGCTTGGGGGCTTTTCCGGCGAACGATCCGCTGTCGCTGGAGATGCTAGGAATGCACGGCAGCGTGTATTCGAATTACGCGGTGAACGACGCTGATTTGCTGCTGGCCTTTGGCGTGCGGTTTGACGACCGAGTGACCGGCAAGGTGACGGAGTTTGCCAAGCACGGGTTCATTGTGCACATCGACATTGATCCGTCGGAAATCAATAAGAACAAAGCCGCGCACATTCCGATTGTGAGCGACATTAAGTTCGCGCTGTCGGAATTGAACAAAATTGTGGAAGCGCCGGACGATTTGGGGCCGTGGCACAAGCAAGTGGCCGAGTGGAAAAAGTCCGACCCGTTGAAATACGACAAAAATTTCGACGGCATTTTGCAACAGCATGCCATCGACGAATTGTGGAAATTGACGCGCGGCGAAGAGACGATCATTACGGTGGGCGTGGGGCAGCATCAAATGTGGACGTCGCAGTTTTACAAGTTCATGCACCCGCGCACGTTTTTGTCCAGTTCGGGCTTGGGAACGATGGGCTTCGGCCTGCCGGCCGCGGTGGGAGCGAAGGCCGCCAACCCGGACAAGCTGGTCGTGGACATCGACGGAGACGGCAGCTTTTTGATGAACGTTCAGGAATTGGCCACGGCCTATTGCGAGAAGCTGCCGGTGAAAGTGCTGCTATTGAACAATCAGCACTTGGGGATGGTGATGCAATGGGAAGATCGGTTCCATCAGGGGAACCGGGCGCACACGTATTTGGGGCCCATCGATCATCCGGAAGCAATTGGCGAAGGCAATGGTTTGGGGCCTTCGGAGCGGTATCCGGATTTTGTGACCATCGCCAAAGGTTTTGGCTGCGGCGCGGCCTCGGTGAAGAAAAAGAGCGAGCTGACGGCGGCGT